In Penaeus vannamei isolate JL-2024 chromosome 15, ASM4276789v1, whole genome shotgun sequence, the following are encoded in one genomic region:
- the LOC113812987 gene encoding retinitis pigmentosa 1-like 1 protein: MPSTNPPLSAKRETTTSSSVLWSCLYSLLVQLFPEQKQLDSVVDLLEKDLRQACEEHPANCDAEWVFSGESLTRTCLGYISMGSTGRDDLAAKKILYIQSLEKEISRVITTTTTTTWGILPLITEEVSESESEEEETQSETPAVEQSESEEEETQSETSVEQSQSEEEETQSETSVEQSESEEEETQSETSVEQSESEEEEETQSETPAVEQFEFQEETQSETPAVEQFEFQEETQSETSVEQSESEEEETQSETPAVEQSLSEEEETQSETPAFEFQEETQSETPAVEQFEFQEETQSETPAVEQFEFQEETQSETPAVEQFEFQEETQSETPAVEQFEFQEETQSETPAVEQFEFQEETQSETPAVEQFEFQEETQSETPAVEQFEFQEETQSETPAVEQSEFQEETQSETPAVEQFEFQEETQSETPAVEQFEFQEETQSETPAVEQSESEEEETQSETPAVEQFEFQEETQSETAVVQQSGAETHQEPEASHPEVSPEVATEKHFSDEATSDWLDLINPQNDSLLGFPLSQEPNPAKLAKKAANKAARQAETEAVMKESFKQETLKKKAMKEAARKEATKEEKKG, encoded by the exons aTGCCCTCCACCAATCCTCCCCTGAGTGCGAAGCGTGAAACCACGACGTCCTCCTCCGTCTTGTGGTCATGCCTGTACTCTTT GTTAGTTCAA TTGTTCCCCGAGCAGAAGCAGCTCGACTCAGTCGTAGACCTTCTGGAGAAAGATCTGCGTCAGGCGTGCGAGGAACACCCTGCGAACTGTGACGCCGAGTGGGTCTTCTCGGGCGAGAGTCTCACGAGAACCTGCCTGGGGTACATAAGCATGGGTTCCACCGGAAGGGATGACCTGGCTGCTAAGAAGATTCTTTACATCCAGTCGCTGGAGAAGGAAATCAGCCGtgtgatcaccaccaccaccaccaccacctggggTATATTGCCTCTGATTACT GAAGAGGTCTCGGAGTCCgagtcagaagaagaagagacccagtctgaaacacctgcagttgagcagtccgagtctgaagaagaagagacccagtCTGAAACTTCAGTTGAGCAGTCCCAGTCCgaagaagaagagacccagtCTGAAACTTCAGTTGAGCAGTCCGAgtctgaagaagaagagacccagtCTGAAACTTCAGTTGAGCAGTCCgagtctgaagaagaagaagagacccagtctgaaacacctgcagttgagcagtTCGAGTTTCAAGAAGAGACCCAGTctgaaacacctgcagttgagcagtTCGAGTTTCAAGAAGAGACCCAGTCTGAAACTTCAGTTGAGCAGTCCgagtcagaagaagaagagacccagtctgaaacacctgcagttgagcagtccctgtctgaagaagaagagacccagtctgaaacacctgca tTCGAGTTTCAAGAAGAGACCCAGTctgaaacacctgcagttgagcagtTCGAGTTTCAAGAAGAGACCCAGTctgaaacacctgcagttgagcagtTCGAGTTTCAAGAAGAGACCCAGTctgaaacacctgcagttgagcagtTCGAGTTTCAAGAAGAGACCCAGTctgaaacacctgcagttgagcagtTCGAGTTTCAAGAAGAGACCCAGTctgaaacacctgcagttgagcagtTCGAGTTTCAAGAAGAGACCCAGTctgaaacacctgcagttgagcagtTCGAGTTTCAAGAAGAGACCCAGTctgaaacacctgcagttgagcagtTCGAGTTTCAAGAAGAGACCCAGTctgaaacacctgcagttgagcagtcCGAGTTTCAAGAAGAGACCCAGTctgaaacacctgcagttgagcagtTCGAGTTTCAAGAAGAGACCCAGTctgaaacacctgcagttgagcagtTCGAGTTTCAAGAAGAGACCCAGTctgaaacacctgcagttgagcagtccgagtcagaagaagaagagacccagtctgaaacacctgcagttgagcagtTCGAGTTTCAAGAAGAGACCCAGTCTGAAACAGCTGTAGTGCAACAGTCTGGAGCCGAAACTCATCAGGAACCAGAAGCTTCCCATCCTGAAGTTTCGCCTGAGGTGGCCACAGAAAAGCATTTTTCCGACGAGGCGACCTCTGACTGGCTCGACCTCATTAACCCTCAAAACGATAGCCTTCTTGGCTTCCCATTGTCTCAAGAGCCGAATCCCGCGAAACTCGCTAAGAAAGCGGCCAATAAAGCCGCCAGGCAAGCCGAGACGGAAGCTGTAATGAAAGAATCTTTTAAGCAGGAAACTTTAAAGAAAAAGGCCATGAAGGAAGCAGCGCGGAAGGAAGCgaccaaggaagagaaaaaggggtag
- the LOC138864110 gene encoding uro-adherence factor A-like — MPSTNPPLSAKRETTTSSSVLWSCLYSLLVQLFPEQKQLDSVVDLLEKDLRQACEEHPANCDAEWVFSGESLTRTCLGYISMGSTGRDDLAAKKILYIQSLEKEISRVITTTTTTTWGILPLITEEVSESESEEEETQSETPTVEQSESEEEETQSETSVEQSQSEEEETQSETSVEQSESEEEETQSETSVEQSESEEEETQSETSVEQSQSEEEETQSETSVEQSGSEEEETQSETSVEQSESEEEEETQSETPAVEQFEFQEETQSETPAVEQFEFQEETQSETPAVEQFEFQEETQSETPAVEQFEFQEETQSETPAVEQSLSEEEETQPETPALSSPCLKKKKRPSLKHLQLSSPSQKKRPSLKHLQLSRPSLKHLQLSSPHLQLSIEQTQPETPAVEQTQPETPAVEQTQPETPTVEQSTPAVEQSESEEEETQPETPAQSLSEEEEETQPETPAVEQSESEEETQPETSAVEQSLSEEEEETQPETPAVEQSLSEEEEETQPETPAVEQSESEEETQPETSAVEQSLSEEEEETQPETSAVEQSLSEEEETQPETPAVEQSESEEETQPETSAVEQSLSEEEEETQPETSALSSPCLKKKRPSLKHLQLSSPHLQLSSLSLKKKKRPSLKHLQLSSLIEQSLSEEEEETQPETPAVEQSESDWLDLINPQNESLLGFPLSQEPNPAKLAKKAAKKAARQAETEAVMKESFKQETLKKKAMKEAAQKEATKEEKRGQDGFVVVDDKKGKRGKTGNADKRQQQADENRQASLKLAVEQMQTAFLGTDNKLLVDKILLSGPGNMKALLLKILPQNLAKVTETMTVSRSGRSGLYDLAKMLEAEDEKLRKESLQQAKVERAQYVKSIRGPAVDTGKQKH; from the exons aTGCCCTCCACCAATCCTCCCCTGAGTGCGAAGCGTGAAACCACGACGTCCTCCTCCGTCTTGTGGTCATGCCTGTACTCTTT GTTAGTTCAA TTGTTCCCCGAGCAGAAGCAGCTCGACTCAGTCGTAGACCTTCTGGAGAAAGATCTGCGTCAGGCGTGCGAGGAACACCCTGCGAACTGTGACGCCGAGTGGGTCTTCTCGGGCGAGAGTCTCACGAGAACCTGCCTGGGGTACATAAGCATGGGTTCCACCGGAAGGGATGACCTGGCTGCTAAGAAGATTCTTTACATCCAGTCGCTGGAGAAGGAAATCAGCCGtgtgatcaccaccaccaccaccaccacctggggTATATTGCCTCTGATTACT GAAGAGGTCTCGGAGTCCgagtcagaagaagaagagacccagtCTGAAACACCTACAGTTGAGCAGTCTGAgtctgaagaagaagagacccagtCTGAAACTTCAGTTGAGCAGTCCCAGTCCgaagaagaagagacccagtCTGAAACTTCAGTTGAGCAGTCCGAgtctgaagaagaagagacccagtCTGAAACTTCAGTTGAGCAGTCCGAgtctgaagaagaagagacccagtCTGAAACTTCAGTTGAGCAGTCCCAGTCCgaagaagaagagacccagtCTGAAACTTCAGTTGAGCAGTCCGGgtctgaagaagaagagacccagtCTGAAACTTCAGTTGAGCAGTCCgagtctgaagaagaagaagagacccagtctgaaacacctgcagttgagcagtTCGAGTTTCAAGAAGAGACCCAGTctgaaacacctgcagttgagcagtTCGAGTTTCAAGAAGAGACCCAGTctgaaacacctgcagttgagcagtTCGAGTTTCAAGAAGAGACCCAGTctgaaacacctgcagttgagcagtTCGAGTTTCAAGAAGAGACCCAGTctgaaacacctgcagttgagcagtccctgtctgaagaagaagagacccagcctgaaacacctgca ttgagcagtccctgtctgaagaagaagaagagacccagcctgaaacacctgcagttgagcagtcCGAGTCAGAAGAAGAGACCCAGCctgaaacacctgcagttgagcagacccagcctgaaacacctgcagttgagcagtccacacctgcagttgagca ttgagcagacccagcctgaaacacctgcagttgagcagacccagcctgaaacacctgcagttgagcagACCCAGCCTGAAACACCTACAGTTGAGCAGTCCacacctgcagttgagcagtctgagtctgaagaagaagagacccagcctgaaacacctgca cagtccctgtctgaagaagaagaagagacccagcctgaaacacctgcagttgagcagtcTGAGTCTGAAGAAGAGACCCAGCCTGAAACATCTGCAGTTGAGCAGTCCctgtctgaagaagaagaagagacccagcctgaaacacctgcagttgagcagtccctgtctgaagaagaagaagagacccagcctgaaacacctgcagttgagcagtcTGAGTCTGAAGAAGAGACCCAGCCTGAAACATCTGCAGTTGAGCAGTCCctgtctgaagaagaagaagagacccagcctgaaacatctgcagttgagcagtccctgtctgaagaagaagagacccagcctgaaacacctgcagttgagcagtcTGAGTCTGAAGAAGAGACCCAGCCTGAAACATCTGCAGTTGAGCAGTCCctgtctgaagaagaagaagagacccagcctgaaacatctgca ttgagcagtccctgtctgaagaagaagagacccagcctgaaacacctgcagttgagcagtcCACACCTACAGTTGAGCAGTCTgagtctgaagaagaagaagagacccagcctgaaacacctgcagttgagcagtctga ttgagcagtccctgtctgaagaagaagaagagacccagcctgaaacacctgcagttgagcagtcTGAGTCTGACTGGCTCGACCTCATTAACCCTCAAAACGAAAGCCTTCTTGGCTTCCCATTGTCTCAAGAGCCGAATCCCGCGAAACTCGCTAAGAAAGCGGCCAAGAAAGCCGCCAGGCAAGCCGAGACGGAAGCTGTAATGAAAGAATCTTTTAAGCAGGAAACTTTAAAGAAAAAGGCCATGAAGGAAGCAGCACAGAAGGAAGCGaccaaggaagagaaaagggggcagGACGGCTTCGTTGTTGTTGACG ACAAGAAGGGAAAACGAGGGAAGACTGGTAATGCCGATAAGCGACAGCAACAGGCCGACGAAAATCGTCAGGCTTCTCTGAAACTCGCTGTGGAACAGATGCAGACGGCCTTCCTGGGGACGGACAACAAACTCCTTGTGGACAAGATCCTGCTGTCGGGGCCTGGCAACATGAAGGCCCTTCTTCTCAAGATTCTGCCCCAGAATCTGGCTAAGGTCACCGAGACCATGACCGTCAGTCGATCTGGCAGGTCGGGGCTCTACGATCTGGCGAAGATGCTGGAAGCCGAAGACGAGAAGCTGCGGAAGGAATCCCTTCAGCAGGCAAAGGTCGAACGCGCTCAGTATGTGAAGTCCATCCGTGGTCCGGCAGTTGACACCGGTAAGCAGAAGCACTAG